One window from the genome of Candidatus Kryptoniota bacterium encodes:
- a CDS encoding DUF1634 domain-containing protein, with product MDNSDKELRSREVEHEMDSLIGYILLIGVLASIVLITTGVIWNFIDTGYLGLKYSIAGMNLFQFAAVELRHAGELKLRPELFVNLGFVTLLLTPYVRVAASMFFFAFTEKNLKYTCFTAIVFCILTYSLFLR from the coding sequence ATGGATAATTCCGACAAGGAATTGAGAAGCAGAGAGGTTGAACACGAAATGGACTCGCTCATCGGATACATTTTACTGATTGGTGTCCTCGCAAGCATCGTGCTTATCACGACCGGAGTTATCTGGAACTTTATTGACACAGGATATCTGGGATTGAAATACTCCATCGCGGGAATGAATCTCTTCCAATTCGCGGCGGTGGAACTCCGGCACGCGGGCGAGCTCAAACTCCGCCCAGAGCTGTTCGTGAACCTCGGGTTTGTGACACTTCTTCTCACTCCCTATGTGCGGGTCGCGGCGTCGATGTTTTTTTTCGCGTTCACGGAAAAGAACCTGAAGTACACCTGTTTCACGGCGATTGTGTTTTGTATACTGACCTATTCGCTTTTTCTAAGGTGA
- a CDS encoding sulfite exporter TauE/SafE family protein: MSFGELMVVSLVAGFVGAMSGMGGGVILIPLLTLFGMDIKHAIAISIVSVIATSSGSASAYVRDRITNLKVGMFLEMFTIVGALVGATITLSASRAPLFILFGIVLLGSWVVLFMQKHETYHHVDHQDRFSGWLELKGEYFDYASNETISYKGQKAYYGGPLMFGAGFIAGLLGIGAGALKVLIHDLVMGLPPKVSTTTSNLIIGVTALAGTSVYLAAGLIDPALAAPVILGIVAGAFIGTRVLVRLTNRMVRLFFLVILAVLGIEMIIRGIGAIA, from the coding sequence ATGTCGTTCGGAGAATTGATGGTGGTGTCCCTCGTCGCCGGATTCGTCGGTGCGATGAGCGGGATGGGAGGAGGTGTGATACTCATACCTCTACTCACACTTTTCGGCATGGACATCAAACACGCGATCGCCATCAGTATAGTCTCGGTTATCGCTACATCGTCGGGGTCGGCGTCTGCTTACGTCAGGGACCGGATCACGAACCTCAAGGTGGGTATGTTCCTCGAAATGTTTACAATTGTGGGCGCGCTCGTCGGCGCCACAATTACCCTTTCTGCATCCCGGGCACCCCTCTTTATACTTTTCGGAATCGTCCTTCTTGGCTCCTGGGTCGTGTTGTTCATGCAGAAACACGAGACCTATCACCACGTCGATCACCAGGACAGGTTCTCGGGCTGGTTGGAATTGAAGGGCGAATATTTCGATTACGCATCCAATGAGACGATATCATACAAAGGACAGAAGGCATACTATGGCGGTCCACTCATGTTTGGTGCAGGATTCATCGCAGGACTCCTTGGAATCGGAGCGGGCGCGCTTAAGGTGCTGATACATGATCTGGTAATGGGACTTCCGCCGAAAGTCTCCACCACGACAAGCAATTTGATTATCGGTGTAACCGCGCTCGCGGGAACGAGCGTCTATCTCGCGGCCGGACTGATCGATCCCGCTCTTGCTGCGCCTGTAATACTCGGCATCGTTGCGGGCGCGTTCATAGGTACTCGTGTGCTCGTCCGGCTTACGAATCGGATGGTGCGGCTTTTCTTCCTCGTCATACTCGCGGTCCTCGGCATTGAGATGATCATCCGCGGAATAGGAGCGATAGCGTGA